In one window of Eggerthella guodeyinii DNA:
- a CDS encoding FAD-dependent oxidoreductase produces MKSTTGLSRRAFLGLGATAAVAAGAGLAGCAPQASSAGAEEGSANASAANASSWKTPPAEITDFAKEYDCDVVVCGHGFAGITACRELAEEGKKVILVEKQPEDTFAAVGNEAGTLNASILKERGVPEIDPVEFFQNWMTITGNYPNQELVMKYAQNSGANMDWYLSDLTDDDLATMTTAFFPPTEHQMDHLGPIKFWPSVCSFYGDCNQTKIHEYNRAAAKAAGAEFLFGTEAQYVIMDDGKVAGLVATNSDGNLKFTCKAVVIACGGFGGNPEMMADLIPDMAGALVGDEQLSSMSANDGRGVQMAHWAGAHLETCPIPGMNMKGLSVPGKMNCLPQAVWIDENGKRFCNEYYPTSEQRGLSTIYKTRKAKYAVCDANFPTYRQYTIPQHAGFTATDENIASLQESLDKAYAIFKGTYEEPAKAEDDKGGMGPVTTIEFIADDTLEGLAKQMGLEGDAVTAFVETIENYNSYCAAGADQEFGRDEAVLFPVDTAPYYACTFEPELGETMVTCGGIITDGDQNALDENFEPIPGLYVSGNDCGRRFGYEYITPIPGVSLGLAITLGRECGKAVGAFLG; encoded by the coding sequence ATGAAGAGCACCACCGGACTATCGCGCCGCGCATTCTTGGGCCTCGGCGCCACCGCCGCTGTCGCCGCCGGAGCGGGGCTTGCCGGCTGCGCACCGCAGGCAAGCAGCGCCGGAGCCGAAGAAGGCTCCGCGAACGCCTCCGCCGCAAACGCGTCGAGCTGGAAGACGCCGCCGGCCGAGATCACCGACTTCGCGAAGGAGTACGACTGCGACGTCGTCGTCTGCGGCCACGGCTTCGCGGGCATCACCGCCTGCCGCGAGCTGGCCGAAGAGGGCAAGAAGGTCATCCTCGTCGAGAAGCAGCCCGAGGACACCTTCGCCGCCGTGGGCAACGAGGCCGGCACGCTCAACGCGAGCATCCTCAAAGAGCGCGGCGTGCCCGAGATCGACCCGGTCGAGTTCTTCCAGAACTGGATGACCATCACGGGGAACTACCCGAACCAGGAGCTCGTCATGAAGTACGCGCAGAACTCCGGCGCGAACATGGACTGGTACCTCTCGGACCTCACCGACGACGACCTCGCCACCATGACCACCGCCTTCTTCCCGCCCACCGAGCACCAGATGGACCACCTGGGCCCCATCAAGTTCTGGCCCAGCGTGTGCAGCTTCTACGGCGACTGCAACCAGACGAAGATCCACGAGTACAACCGCGCCGCCGCGAAGGCCGCCGGAGCCGAGTTCCTGTTCGGCACCGAGGCCCAGTACGTCATCATGGACGACGGCAAGGTGGCCGGCCTCGTGGCCACCAACAGCGACGGCAACCTGAAGTTCACCTGCAAGGCCGTGGTCATCGCGTGCGGCGGCTTCGGCGGCAACCCCGAGATGATGGCCGACCTCATCCCCGACATGGCCGGCGCGCTCGTGGGCGACGAGCAGCTCTCCTCGATGTCGGCGAACGACGGCCGCGGCGTGCAGATGGCCCACTGGGCCGGCGCGCACCTGGAAACCTGCCCCATCCCCGGCATGAACATGAAGGGCCTCTCGGTGCCGGGCAAGATGAACTGCCTGCCCCAGGCCGTGTGGATCGACGAGAACGGCAAGCGCTTCTGCAACGAGTACTACCCCACGTCCGAGCAGCGCGGCCTCTCCACCATCTACAAGACGCGCAAGGCGAAGTACGCCGTATGCGACGCGAACTTCCCCACGTACCGCCAGTACACCATCCCGCAGCATGCCGGCTTCACGGCCACGGACGAGAACATCGCCTCGCTGCAGGAGTCGCTCGACAAGGCGTACGCCATCTTCAAGGGCACCTACGAGGAGCCCGCGAAGGCCGAGGACGACAAGGGCGGCATGGGACCGGTGACCACCATCGAGTTCATCGCCGACGACACGCTCGAGGGCCTCGCGAAGCAGATGGGGCTCGAAGGCGACGCCGTCACCGCCTTCGTCGAGACCATCGAGAACTACAACAGCTACTGCGCCGCCGGCGCCGATCAGGAGTTCGGCCGCGACGAAGCCGTGCTGTTCCCCGTCGACACGGCGCCCTACTACGCCTGCACGTTCGAGCCCGAGCTGGGCGAGACGATGGTCACCTGCGGCGGCATCATCACCGACGGCGACCAGAACGCCCTCGATGAGAACTTCGAGCCCATCCCCGGCCTGTACGTGTCGGGCAACGACTGCGGCCGTCGCTTCGGCTACGAGTACATCACGCCCATCCCCGGCGTCAGCCTGGGCCTCGCCATCACGCTCGGCCGCGAATGCGGCAAAGCCGTGGGCGCGTTCCTCGGCTAA
- the aspS gene encoding aspartate--tRNA ligase, whose protein sequence is MTDFMNEYCMHTATCGELRKGDVGREVVLTGWAWHNRDHGGLIFIDLRDRAGYTQVVVDPDCVSADDFAKAEHLGREYVLKIAGTVRDRGAEAVNPNMATGEIEVLAKSVEVLNTSVTPPFSIEDGIETDEITRMKWRYLDIRRPEMFEALHLRHKVAQAMRGALNERGFLEVETPILANSTPEGARDYIVPSRPNPGRFYALPQSPQQFKQMLMVGGVERYYQIARCFRDEDLRADRQPEFTQVDIEMGFVQGEDVMNLMEDVMAETLQAVGVDHAFPLQRMQYRESMDRFGNDRPDTRFGMELKDITDIVKDTGFKVFSSVAQSGGVVKAINAKGAGDWSRGDVEKLADIAAENGAKGMAWIAFTTDGKEKSPIIKFFSDEEFAALKEAMDVEPGDLLLFAADTYEVASAVLSALRLHMAEALNVPREGHQLLWVVNFPMFKYDEDEKKYAAEHHPFTHVLDEDVDKIESDPLACGSYSYDLVMDGFEVGGGTIRIHNADEQRAVLRTCGLSDEEIEEKFGHLIHALELGAPPHGGIALGLDRLVMLLGGKASIRDVIAFPKTSSASDPMTGAPSAVTGRQLKEVNLRTL, encoded by the coding sequence ATGACGGACTTCATGAACGAATACTGCATGCACACCGCCACGTGCGGCGAGCTGCGCAAGGGCGACGTCGGCCGCGAGGTCGTGCTGACGGGCTGGGCGTGGCACAACCGCGACCACGGCGGCCTCATCTTCATCGACCTGCGCGATCGCGCGGGCTACACGCAGGTGGTCGTCGACCCCGACTGCGTGAGCGCCGACGACTTCGCGAAGGCCGAGCACCTGGGTCGCGAGTACGTGCTGAAGATCGCGGGCACGGTGCGCGATCGCGGTGCGGAAGCCGTCAACCCGAACATGGCCACGGGTGAGATCGAGGTGCTGGCGAAGTCCGTCGAGGTCCTGAACACGAGCGTCACCCCGCCGTTCTCCATCGAAGACGGCATCGAGACGGACGAGATTACGCGCATGAAGTGGCGCTACCTCGACATCCGCCGTCCCGAGATGTTCGAGGCCCTGCACCTGCGCCACAAGGTGGCCCAGGCCATGCGCGGCGCGCTGAACGAGCGCGGTTTCCTCGAGGTGGAGACGCCCATCCTGGCGAACTCCACGCCCGAGGGCGCGCGCGACTACATCGTGCCGAGCCGTCCGAACCCGGGCCGCTTCTACGCGCTGCCGCAGAGCCCGCAGCAGTTCAAGCAGATGCTCATGGTGGGAGGCGTCGAGCGCTACTACCAGATCGCCCGGTGCTTCCGCGACGAGGACCTGCGCGCCGACCGTCAGCCCGAGTTCACGCAGGTGGACATCGAGATGGGCTTCGTGCAGGGCGAGGACGTGATGAACCTCATGGAGGACGTCATGGCCGAGACGCTGCAGGCCGTGGGCGTCGACCACGCGTTCCCGCTGCAGCGCATGCAGTACCGCGAGTCCATGGACCGCTTCGGCAACGACCGTCCCGACACGCGCTTCGGCATGGAGCTGAAGGACATCACCGACATCGTGAAGGACACGGGCTTCAAGGTGTTCTCGAGCGTGGCGCAGTCCGGCGGCGTGGTGAAGGCCATCAACGCGAAGGGCGCGGGCGACTGGAGCCGCGGCGACGTGGAGAAGCTGGCCGACATCGCGGCCGAGAACGGCGCGAAGGGCATGGCCTGGATCGCGTTCACGACCGACGGCAAGGAGAAGAGCCCCATCATCAAGTTCTTCAGCGATGAGGAGTTCGCCGCGCTCAAGGAGGCCATGGACGTGGAGCCGGGCGACCTGCTGCTGTTCGCCGCCGACACCTACGAGGTGGCGAGCGCCGTGCTGAGCGCGCTGCGCCTGCACATGGCCGAAGCGCTGAACGTGCCGCGCGAGGGCCATCAGCTGCTGTGGGTGGTGAACTTCCCCATGTTCAAGTACGACGAGGACGAGAAGAAGTACGCCGCCGAGCACCATCCGTTCACCCACGTGCTGGACGAGGACGTGGACAAGATCGAGAGCGACCCGCTGGCGTGCGGCAGCTACAGCTACGACCTCGTGATGGACGGCTTCGAAGTGGGCGGCGGCACCATCCGTATCCACAACGCCGACGAGCAGCGCGCCGTGCTGCGCACGTGCGGCCTGAGCGATGAGGAGATCGAGGAGAAGTTCGGCCACCTCATCCACGCGCTCGAGCTGGGCGCGCCGCCGCACGGCGGCATCGCGCTGGGCCTCGACCGCCTGGTCATGCTGCTGGGCGGCAAGGCGTCCATCCGCGACGTCATCGCCTTCCCGAAGACGAGCTCCGCGAGCGACCCGATGACGGGCGCCCCGAGCGCCGTGACGGGCCGCCAGCTCAAGGAAGTCAACCTGCGCACGCTGTAG
- the hisS gene encoding histidine--tRNA ligase has protein sequence MALQAPEGTKDLLPDEAKFWAYFKATAADLFGRYGYVTIETPIFEQTELFVRGIGEATDVVSKEMFTAISGENLNKLVAGGTIKVKSRLSLRPEGTAGVVRAVAQHDLVPQGAAPAKLMYAGPMFRAERPQKGRQRQFNQVGIECLGAEDPSVDAEGIIMLMRFFATIGIPVESTRLLVNSMGCEQCRPAYRDAVKAYMDAHADELCDECKRRAEINPLRAFDCKNPGCAAVMADAPKITDHLCDDCREHYETVKGYLAGADLAFEEDPKLVRGLDYYTRTVFEVQVTEGMGSQNAIGGGGRYDKLVEEVGGRPTPGFGFALGYERCALALQATGYEFPAAHRCDFFVACVDDSVRGEAFSLMQASRDAGLICEMDHQHRSLKSQFKLADKLGVSIVAVLGPDELAAGQVKVRNMRTHEERTADIAAVKTLLAHFGGEAFGGADAFEAALGKLDAE, from the coding sequence ATGGCTTTGCAAGCTCCCGAAGGAACGAAAGACCTCCTGCCCGACGAGGCGAAATTCTGGGCGTATTTCAAGGCGACGGCAGCCGATTTGTTCGGCCGCTACGGATACGTGACCATCGAGACGCCCATCTTCGAGCAGACGGAGCTGTTCGTGCGCGGTATCGGCGAGGCGACCGACGTCGTGTCGAAGGAGATGTTCACGGCCATCTCGGGCGAGAACCTCAACAAGCTGGTGGCCGGCGGAACCATCAAGGTGAAGAGCCGCCTGTCGCTGCGCCCCGAAGGCACGGCCGGCGTGGTGCGCGCGGTCGCGCAGCACGACCTCGTGCCGCAGGGTGCGGCTCCTGCGAAGCTCATGTACGCCGGTCCGATGTTTCGTGCCGAGCGTCCTCAGAAGGGCCGCCAGCGTCAGTTCAACCAGGTGGGCATCGAGTGCCTGGGTGCCGAGGATCCCAGCGTGGACGCCGAGGGCATCATCATGCTCATGCGCTTCTTCGCGACCATCGGCATCCCCGTGGAATCCACGCGGCTGCTGGTGAACTCGATGGGGTGCGAGCAATGCCGCCCCGCCTACCGCGATGCGGTGAAGGCGTACATGGACGCGCACGCCGACGAGCTGTGCGACGAGTGCAAGCGCCGTGCCGAGATCAACCCCCTGCGTGCGTTCGACTGCAAGAACCCCGGATGCGCCGCGGTGATGGCCGATGCGCCGAAGATCACCGATCATCTGTGCGATGACTGCCGCGAGCACTACGAGACGGTGAAGGGGTACCTCGCGGGCGCCGATCTGGCGTTCGAGGAGGACCCGAAGCTCGTGCGCGGTTTGGACTACTACACGCGCACGGTGTTCGAGGTGCAGGTGACCGAGGGCATGGGCAGCCAAAACGCCATCGGCGGCGGCGGTCGCTACGACAAGCTGGTGGAGGAAGTGGGCGGTCGGCCCACGCCCGGCTTCGGCTTCGCGCTGGGCTACGAGCGCTGCGCGCTGGCGCTGCAGGCGACGGGCTACGAGTTCCCGGCGGCGCATCGCTGCGATTTCTTCGTGGCGTGCGTCGACGACTCGGTGCGCGGCGAGGCGTTCTCGCTCATGCAGGCATCTCGCGACGCCGGCCTGATCTGCGAGATGGACCACCAACACCGCAGCTTGAAGAGCCAGTTCAAGCTGGCCGACAAGCTGGGGGTTTCCATCGTGGCGGTGCTGGGTCCCGACGAGCTGGCCGCCGGGCAGGTGAAGGTGCGCAACATGCGGACGCACGAGGAGCGCACGGCGGACATCGCTGCGGTGAAGACGTTGCTGGCGCATTTCGGCGGCGAGGCGTTCGGCGGCGCGGATGCGTTCGAGGCGGCGTTGGGTAAGCTGGACGCTGAATGA
- a CDS encoding type II toxin-antitoxin system VapC family toxin, producing MIILDSSAAVDMVRETDEGKALLSLMLTGETVISLDLFYAEVSNAFWKYCKAGFYGEDDARRRIAKAIRLVDEFYPIEDCQVEAFGEAVRLQHPVYDMMYLVLARRNAATLFTLDRTLQQLCLDNGVNCVLTDTAF from the coding sequence ATGATAATCCTCGACAGCAGCGCAGCGGTGGACATGGTGCGCGAAACCGACGAGGGGAAGGCCCTCCTCTCCTTGATGCTCACGGGCGAGACGGTGATCAGCCTGGATCTGTTCTATGCGGAAGTGTCGAATGCGTTTTGGAAATACTGCAAGGCAGGATTTTACGGCGAAGACGATGCGAGGCGCCGCATAGCGAAAGCCATCCGGCTCGTTGACGAGTTTTATCCGATAGAGGACTGCCAGGTTGAAGCGTTCGGCGAGGCTGTTCGCTTGCAGCATCCGGTGTACGACATGATGTATCTCGTGCTCGCGCGACGCAATGCGGCTACGCTGTTCACGCTTGATCGCACGCTGCAGCAGCTGTGCCTGGACAACGGGGTGAACTGCGTGCTGACGGATACGGCGTTCTAG
- a CDS encoding helix-turn-helix transcriptional regulator yields the protein MDKGIAADEGSPVLFVRPTILDVGIGVLYFFTSHMVIRALYFIGVDRTADELSTFFLVVIASTIMAHLLARPLLKVRRFAESALGVPAVSVVAALGATLALVSMLPVVGVLLFYVAGALLGLACGWIIVIWTSTIHASRPEGDSFYLDPALAVAVVCYFAFRCVSSFSETISQGFLLALPLVTIACIIRASQPTDEGETMGLGEGARALQVLVVVAAAFAIGCAACVYLSGRENDVLSSGLNYMVLFEVLAVILMVFCCWLMSRFAQHRSTLTPRGSAVLTFCVCYIPLFSIGLVMGGAAIPANAPDALWESNMWVLLIAIFAYDIRESVYAIRGLAVGLMFEAMCIGQLIARVSTLGLSSYAMAAAGGLTALYFFSVGRQLARSMPKRKPKRAEEAKDEEPKRELAEAGEDRGGAEGEELPSELLAYCQKLALENGLTPREVEILGLIAMGRSAKYIAEELLISHNTTRTHIKHVYEKLNIHSKQELLDLVLFGSGMM from the coding sequence ATGGATAAAGGGATTGCCGCTGACGAGGGGAGCCCGGTGCTCTTCGTGCGTCCGACGATACTCGACGTGGGTATCGGGGTGCTGTATTTCTTCACGTCGCATATGGTCATTCGAGCGCTGTACTTCATCGGGGTCGATCGCACCGCCGACGAGCTGTCGACGTTCTTTCTCGTGGTTATCGCGTCGACCATTATGGCGCACTTGCTGGCCCGGCCGCTGCTGAAGGTGCGGCGGTTCGCGGAATCGGCGTTGGGCGTTCCGGCGGTCAGCGTGGTGGCGGCGCTGGGAGCGACGCTCGCGCTTGTGTCGATGCTGCCGGTGGTGGGCGTGCTGCTGTTCTACGTGGCGGGGGCGTTGCTGGGGTTGGCGTGCGGGTGGATCATCGTCATCTGGACGTCGACGATCCATGCATCGCGGCCCGAGGGCGATTCGTTCTACCTCGACCCTGCGTTGGCGGTGGCCGTCGTGTGCTACTTTGCCTTCCGGTGCGTCAGCTCGTTCTCCGAAACCATCAGCCAAGGCTTTCTGCTGGCGTTGCCGCTGGTGACCATCGCGTGCATCATCCGCGCCAGCCAGCCGACGGACGAGGGCGAGACGATGGGATTGGGCGAGGGCGCGCGTGCGTTGCAGGTGCTCGTGGTGGTGGCCGCCGCGTTCGCCATCGGGTGCGCCGCGTGCGTGTACCTGTCGGGCCGCGAGAACGACGTGCTGTCGTCGGGACTCAACTACATGGTGCTGTTCGAGGTGCTCGCGGTGATCCTCATGGTGTTCTGCTGCTGGCTCATGAGCCGGTTCGCTCAGCATCGCTCGACGCTGACGCCGCGCGGATCCGCCGTGCTCACGTTCTGCGTGTGCTATATCCCGCTGTTCTCCATCGGCCTCGTGATGGGAGGCGCTGCCATCCCCGCGAACGCGCCGGACGCGCTGTGGGAGAGCAACATGTGGGTGCTGCTCATCGCCATCTTCGCCTACGACATCCGCGAATCGGTGTACGCCATTCGCGGGCTGGCAGTGGGGCTCATGTTCGAGGCGATGTGCATCGGCCAGCTGATCGCGCGCGTGTCGACGCTCGGCCTTTCGTCGTACGCGATGGCGGCGGCGGGCGGGCTGACGGCGCTGTACTTCTTCAGCGTGGGGCGGCAGCTTGCCCGCTCGATGCCGAAGCGGAAGCCGAAGCGCGCCGAGGAGGCGAAGGACGAGGAGCCGAAACGGGAGCTTGCCGAGGCGGGCGAGGATCGCGGCGGGGCGGAGGGCGAGGAGTTGCCCTCGGAGCTGCTGGCGTACTGCCAGAAGCTGGCGCTGGAGAACGGGCTGACGCCGCGGGAGGTGGAGATCTTGGGGCTCATCGCGATGGGGCGCAGCGCGAAGTACATCGCCGAGGAGCTGCTGATCTCGCACAACACGACGCGCACCCACATCAAGCACGTGTACGAGAAGCTCAACATCCACTCCAAGCAGGAGCTGCTCGACCTCGTGCTGTTCGGCTCGGGCATGATGTGA
- a CDS encoding FAD-dependent oxidoreductase produces MGTARSMDRRSFLKGATVAGVAGAAAAAGTFGLAGCAPQDKESVAAASGDLVLDAEKFQSAKWNFEIPPEPVDESKITNTVECEILVIGAGVGGLVTAASAVEEGADVVLIASSDGPVSRGGSNAAFNTRLTHELGLDFTREQIEPIFQEIFASNSFRLDQEKWWLVYDESGNAMNWLMDKMEPYGISTVIENNQRDGGTDWWDGGPLKTLNVSHSFVAEGAQAAGASQQIVVEALAEEIQKGGGQIFYSTTAVQLDREGDNTGRVTGCVAKHNSEYTRYTATKGVVLATGDFSQDKDMVAKYCPIALPFGYGGVYDGSGLKLALWIGASWQKYTPNAPMLATMGDEVLPCRWWAEGALTTFPGLLVNKKGVRYSNENCTYGYMPYPQRVQPDGCAFLIWDENWVRDSAPWQSDRVGGEARDTQEVYDAIAALFDPNTDWTTTDEYAGFDATMAENAVKADTLEELADGLGLPREEFLAQVERYNSYCETGLDDEFHKDKRFLLPVKQPPFYGIKNEPYTLCITGGLNTDIQMHVCDSNNDPIPGLYGVGTVVGDMYGDVYDYKVPGINLGGACTTFGYLLGKNLSAGTW; encoded by the coding sequence ATGGGAACAGCAAGATCAATGGACCGTCGAAGCTTCCTCAAAGGCGCCACGGTGGCCGGGGTGGCCGGAGCGGCCGCTGCAGCCGGCACGTTCGGCCTGGCCGGGTGCGCGCCGCAGGATAAGGAAAGCGTTGCCGCCGCGTCGGGCGACCTCGTCCTCGATGCCGAGAAGTTCCAGAGCGCGAAATGGAACTTCGAGATCCCGCCCGAGCCCGTGGACGAGAGCAAGATCACGAACACCGTGGAGTGCGAGATCCTCGTCATCGGCGCCGGCGTGGGCGGCCTCGTCACCGCCGCGTCCGCCGTCGAGGAGGGCGCCGACGTCGTGCTCATCGCCTCGAGCGACGGCCCCGTGTCGCGCGGCGGCTCCAACGCGGCGTTCAACACGCGCCTGACCCACGAGCTGGGCCTCGACTTCACCCGCGAGCAAATCGAGCCCATCTTCCAGGAGATATTCGCGTCGAACAGCTTCCGCCTCGACCAGGAGAAGTGGTGGCTCGTCTACGACGAGTCGGGCAACGCCATGAACTGGCTCATGGACAAGATGGAACCCTACGGCATCTCCACCGTCATCGAGAACAACCAGCGCGACGGCGGCACCGACTGGTGGGACGGCGGTCCGCTCAAAACGCTCAACGTGTCGCACTCCTTCGTCGCCGAGGGCGCCCAGGCCGCCGGCGCGTCGCAGCAGATCGTCGTCGAGGCCCTGGCCGAGGAGATCCAGAAGGGCGGCGGCCAGATCTTCTACAGCACCACCGCCGTGCAGCTCGACCGCGAAGGCGACAACACCGGACGCGTCACCGGCTGCGTCGCGAAGCACAACAGCGAGTACACGCGTTACACGGCAACGAAGGGCGTCGTGCTGGCCACGGGCGATTTCTCGCAGGACAAAGACATGGTGGCGAAGTACTGCCCCATAGCGCTGCCCTTCGGCTACGGCGGCGTCTACGACGGCAGCGGCCTCAAGCTGGCGCTGTGGATCGGCGCATCCTGGCAGAAGTACACGCCGAACGCCCCCATGCTGGCCACGATGGGCGACGAGGTGCTCCCGTGCCGCTGGTGGGCGGAAGGTGCGCTCACCACGTTCCCCGGCCTGCTCGTGAACAAGAAGGGCGTGCGCTACTCCAACGAGAACTGCACGTACGGCTACATGCCCTACCCGCAGCGCGTGCAGCCCGACGGATGCGCGTTCCTCATCTGGGACGAGAACTGGGTGCGCGACTCCGCCCCCTGGCAGAGCGACCGCGTGGGCGGTGAGGCGCGCGACACGCAAGAGGTCTACGACGCCATCGCCGCGCTGTTCGATCCGAACACCGATTGGACCACCACCGACGAGTACGCCGGCTTCGACGCCACCATGGCCGAGAACGCCGTCAAGGCCGACACGCTCGAGGAGCTGGCCGACGGTCTGGGCCTCCCCCGCGAGGAGTTCCTCGCTCAGGTGGAGCGGTACAACTCGTACTGCGAGACGGGCCTCGACGACGAGTTCCACAAGGACAAGCGCTTCCTGCTGCCGGTGAAGCAGCCGCCGTTCTACGGCATCAAGAACGAGCCCTACACGCTGTGCATCACGGGAGGCCTCAACACCGACATCCAGATGCACGTGTGCGATTCGAACAACGATCCCATCCCCGGCCTGTACGGCGTGGGCACGGTCGTGGGCGACATGTACGGCGACGTGTACGACTACAAGGTGCCCGGCATCAACCTGGGCGGCGCCTGCACCACGTTCGGCTACCTGCTCGGCAAGAACCTGAGCGCCGGAACCTGGTAG
- a CDS encoding ribbon-helix-helix domain-containing protein: MPALQVRDFPDELYEQLKAYAASQHRSVAQQTIVAVEQMLEAADAQHYWDGRELHRLERRPRYLDFDTEAERAARIEKRKALFAEIEKLPKVEVPADFPDTVELIRQGREERDAYIDAMIAGDMRKAAGA; this comes from the coding sequence ATGCCCGCTTTGCAGGTACGAGATTTCCCCGACGAGCTGTACGAGCAGCTGAAAGCGTACGCCGCGAGCCAGCATCGCAGCGTGGCGCAGCAGACCATCGTGGCGGTCGAGCAGATGCTCGAGGCGGCCGACGCGCAGCACTATTGGGACGGCCGGGAGCTGCACCGCCTGGAACGCCGCCCGCGCTACCTCGATTTCGACACCGAGGCCGAGCGCGCCGCCCGCATCGAGAAGCGCAAGGCGCTGTTCGCGGAGATCGAGAAGCTGCCGAAGGTCGAGGTGCCAGCTGACTTTCCCGATACGGTGGAATTGATTCGGCAGGGGCGAGAGGAGCGCGATGCGTACATCGATGCGATGATCGCCGGTGATATGCGGAAGGCGGCCGGAGCATGA
- a CDS encoding response regulator transcription factor yields MRFSQDFKLESLLFVAFFATLPLYSPNLVMFHDLLSGSEAFMPPFVNTMMVSAVAAGLGVALVSTRRGVATFVRFPVVLASTVCYLAGFGLFALTLGVEGLGSEGLAMAAGIAVSLGVVPLCVAWGTYLSVLDLRQALLSFSLMIGVASLAELLLSAVEIRVGLVAYGLLLVLGCVLPCWKAARGSLARVAGGAGGEDRELERFATEAAGAIGGREGLLRGVRGMASVLAMPFAGLLVFAFVMGVRKFLVFDLFYVEALGGIVAALVVLPLCLVKTERPLLSLIYQVLLPLFALVLVVLNSFPVGTVFQWLAATFSYVFYGVVGILALASLCAMAHAREFPPTLIYGLTVSGFALASLGGIMCGALPPFEDQQGGPILLVVSTIYFAVLVAAPLLMAWRREGRDGGDVVLGRAGEGAPTQLQQRCERIAGDRGLSPRETEVLAYLGRGHGIVFVASTLVISESTVRTHVKSIYRKLEVSSREELLQLIDEG; encoded by the coding sequence GTGCGTTTTTCGCAGGACTTCAAGCTGGAATCGCTGCTGTTCGTCGCGTTTTTCGCCACGCTGCCGCTCTATTCTCCGAACCTCGTGATGTTCCACGATCTGCTGAGCGGGTCGGAGGCGTTCATGCCGCCGTTCGTGAACACGATGATGGTGAGCGCGGTGGCGGCAGGGCTGGGCGTGGCCCTCGTCTCGACGCGTCGAGGCGTTGCGACGTTCGTGCGGTTTCCCGTCGTGCTGGCGAGCACGGTGTGCTATCTCGCGGGATTCGGCCTGTTCGCGCTCACGCTCGGCGTCGAGGGGCTCGGCTCCGAGGGGCTTGCCATGGCGGCCGGCATCGCGGTCTCGCTGGGCGTGGTGCCGCTGTGCGTGGCGTGGGGGACGTACTTGTCCGTGCTCGACCTGCGCCAGGCGCTGCTGTCGTTCTCGCTGATGATCGGCGTGGCGTCGCTGGCGGAGCTGCTGCTGTCGGCGGTGGAGATCCGCGTGGGGCTCGTGGCGTACGGCCTGCTGCTGGTGCTGGGGTGCGTGCTGCCGTGCTGGAAGGCGGCGCGCGGGTCGCTCGCGCGCGTGGCCGGCGGGGCGGGCGGCGAGGATCGCGAGCTCGAGCGCTTCGCCACCGAGGCCGCGGGGGCGATCGGCGGCCGCGAAGGGCTGTTGCGCGGCGTGCGCGGCATGGCGTCGGTGCTGGCGATGCCGTTCGCGGGGCTGCTCGTGTTCGCGTTCGTCATGGGCGTGCGCAAGTTCCTCGTGTTCGACCTGTTCTACGTCGAGGCGCTCGGCGGCATCGTGGCGGCGCTCGTGGTGCTGCCGCTGTGCCTGGTGAAGACGGAGCGGCCGCTGCTGTCGCTGATCTACCAGGTGCTGCTGCCGCTGTTCGCGCTCGTGCTCGTGGTGCTGAACAGCTTCCCGGTGGGCACGGTGTTCCAGTGGCTCGCGGCGACGTTCTCGTACGTGTTCTACGGCGTGGTGGGCATCTTGGCGCTGGCCAGCCTGTGCGCGATGGCCCATGCGCGCGAGTTCCCGCCGACGCTCATCTACGGGCTGACCGTGTCGGGCTTCGCGCTGGCGTCGCTCGGGGGCATCATGTGCGGGGCGCTGCCTCCGTTCGAGGATCAGCAGGGCGGGCCCATCCTGCTGGTGGTGAGCACGATCTACTTCGCGGTGCTCGTGGCCGCGCCGCTGCTGATGGCGTGGCGGCGCGAGGGGCGCGACGGCGGCGATGTCGTGCTGGGTCGGGCGGGCGAGGGTGCGCCGACGCAGCTGCAGCAACGATGCGAGCGGATCGCGGGCGATCGCGGCCTGTCGCCCCGGGAGACGGAGGTGCTGGCGTACCTGGGGCGCGGCCACGGCATCGTGTTCGTGGCGAGCACGCTGGTCATTTCCGAGAGCACCGTGCGCACGCACGTGAAGAGCATCTACCGCAAGCTCGAGGTCTCGTCGCGCGAGGAGCTGCTGCAGCTGATCGACGAGGGGTGA